The following coding sequences lie in one Spea bombifrons isolate aSpeBom1 chromosome 5, aSpeBom1.2.pri, whole genome shotgun sequence genomic window:
- the LRRC30 gene encoding leucine-rich repeat-containing protein 30, translated as MGVMFSSQSDKTKRTKGQKFSEKKISLKPLYNNEAPETNQSTCVNFNFVLKDIAEIPSFIWHMTEVQKLNLSQNKLVRLPPALGKLEQIVVLNLCGNNIVYLPREIGLLKNLKVLFVNSNYLCDVPEELSSCRKLEVLSLSHNCISGLPWSYCDLTNLRKLNLSNNWIVNIPACIFQMNNLDFLHLGSNKIETIADSIKHLECLKIFIVENNNIRVLPKSICSLTSLELLNADFNSIQTLPDDLFMLRKLTRIAWNPVDKGFHIINNPLSNPLSEIAESGLGMLFNYLKDNK; from the coding sequence ATGGGAGTGATGTTTTCAAGTCAATCCGACAAGACCAAAAGGACAAAAGGTCAGAAATTCTCCGAAAAAAAGATTTCTCTCAAACCATTATACAATAATGAAGCGCCAGAGACAAATCAATCTACCTGTGTCAATTTCAACTTTGTTCTGAAGGACATAGCAGAAATACCAAGCTTCATTTGGCACATGACAGAGGTTCAAAAACTAAATCTATCACAGAACAAGCTAGTCAGACTTCCTCCAGCGCTGGGAAAGCTCGAACAAATAGTGGTGTTAAACTTATGTGGCAATAACATTGTTTACCTACCTAGAGAAATTGGACTCTTGAAGAACCTCAAGGTCTTATTTGTTAATTCAAATTACTTGTGTGATGTCCCAGAGGAGCTGAGTTCATGCAGAAAGCTGGAAGTTCTTAGTTTGTCACATAATTGCATTTCAGGACTACCCTGGTCCTACTGTGACTTAACTAACCTTAGAAAATTAAATCTGAGTAATAACTGGATAGTGAACATCCCTGCatgtatatttcaaatgaatAATCTGGATTTTCTGCATTTGGGATCCAACAAGATTGAAACTATTGCGGACAGCATTAAACATTTGGAATGTTTGAAGATATTCATTGTTGAGAATAACAATATACGTGTGTTACCTAAATCCATTTGCTCATTGACTTCTCTTGAGCTACTGAACGCTGACTTTAATTCCATACAGACGCTTCCAGACGATCTGTTTATGTTAAGAAAGTTGACAAGAATTGCATGGAATCCAGTGGACAAAGGTTTTCATATTATCAATAATCCCTTAAGTAACCCGCTATCTGAGATTGCAGAAAGTGGGCTAGGTATGTTATTTAACTACCTAAAAGATAACAAATAG